One window from the genome of Pseudomonadota bacterium encodes:
- the purQ gene encoding phosphoribosylformylglycinamidine synthase I, whose protein sequence is MASPRVLLLTGYGINCEEETAFAFSRCGAQCRIMHVNDLIADPGQLRKAQIFVVPGGFSYGDDTGSGNALANKMRNTLWSELMDFVLGDRLVLGICNGFQVLVNLGLLPGFAENYGERQVALISNSSSRYECRWVDLLVPENHSVFLQGLNRLHIPIAHGEGRFYAPLEVLPRLQDGGNVAMMYADQEGRPAGGKFPQNPNGSLFDIAGICDDSGKVLGMMPHPERALVLSQLPSWPDMTARQETGKWDDPGPGFALFQNAVNYFSR, encoded by the coding sequence ATGGCTTCACCCCGAGTTCTGCTGCTGACCGGTTATGGCATCAATTGTGAGGAAGAAACAGCTTTTGCTTTCAGTCGCTGTGGGGCGCAATGTCGAATTATGCATGTGAATGATCTGATTGCCGATCCTGGGCAACTGAGGAAGGCGCAGATTTTTGTCGTTCCCGGCGGCTTTTCTTACGGCGATGATACCGGTTCCGGCAATGCCCTTGCCAACAAGATGAGAAATACCCTCTGGTCGGAATTGATGGATTTTGTTCTTGGTGACCGTCTGGTGCTGGGAATCTGCAACGGCTTCCAGGTGTTGGTGAACCTGGGCTTGCTGCCGGGATTTGCTGAAAATTACGGTGAACGCCAGGTGGCATTGATCTCCAACTCTTCATCCCGCTATGAGTGTCGTTGGGTGGATCTGCTGGTGCCGGAAAACCATTCCGTTTTTTTACAGGGTCTGAACCGGCTCCATATACCCATAGCCCATGGTGAGGGCAGGTTTTACGCCCCCCTTGAAGTTTTGCCGCGTCTCCAGGATGGCGGCAATGTGGCGATGATGTATGCGGATCAGGAAGGGAGACCGGCTGGGGGAAAGTTTCCCCAAAACCCCAATGGTTCACTGTTTGATATCGCCGGGATTTGTGATGACAGTGGAAAAGTTTTAGGGATGATGCCACATCCTGAACGGGCCCTGGTTCTGAGCCAGTTGCCTTCCTGGCCGGATATGACTGCCCGACAGGAAACCGGGAAATGGGA
- a CDS encoding AIR synthase-related protein, with protein sequence MAHRIEVYYQQPELDTRARRIFDRLKGLGLSGRITAVSISDVYTLEGDFTAAELLQAAELLSNPVVHQFIIDKARTLKDFSHAIEVGFLPGVTDNVASTTGETLQDSWQRRLPPDAGIYSSRIFYLVGDIDEQDVARISASLANPLIQRVQVKSQAGYRTEGGMDPVVPRVSLMETAGVKTIDLDIPGAQLETLGKKGIIDHYDAHEQPVFRGPLALERPYLDVIIDYFKHKEHRHPTDIELESLAQTWSEHCKHTIFAASIDEVVDGLYRRYIKGATAKIRALRGEDDPCVSVFVDNSGAIIFDDEYLVTDKVETHNSPSALDPFGGAITGIVGVNRDTVGFGLGAKPVLNRYGYCFADPGDYAPIYRSPGRHNQALLPCRIMEGVIDGVRVGGNCSGIPTTQGFMVFDRRYKGKPLVFVGTVGLIPRFINDLPSHEKKAKAGDYIVMIGGRVGLDGIHGATFSSEALTGGSPATAVQIGDPITQKKFSDCLVKAARDLQLYNSITDNGAGGLSCSVAEMARECGGCLVELDRVPTKYPGMAPWQIWISESQERMTLAVPPKNWEQLQDLLSRQGVEGTIIGRFTDTGRCQVLHQGQTVVDLDLDFLHNGLPAKVLQTEPCRVVLSPVELPLQLPVNDLFLKLFARLNICSRSFVSTQYDYEVQGGSVLKPLIGRNRIDNFATVVRPVLDKPRGVAVSQSLYPSYSELDPYAMAVAGIDTAIRNLLAVGCPLERIALLDNFCWCSSNDPGRLWQLKEAARACYEIAVAYGTPFISGKDSMFNDFCGFDSDDQPITISVPPTLLISSLGVIPHVDRVRSFAFQEEGDLIYLIGETGSELGGSEFLTMLRDEKFLAGENRGVVPQVRARDFRAIYEQICSLVEPGLCRSLYPLAQGGLAVALGKSSMAHGLGATIKVPGDQRVEFYLFAESLGRFLVSIDPGRRRVFESAAAAIPCHYLGTVNKSSHLEVLQDETTYVDVPLKELLAAYQQPFAGF encoded by the coding sequence ATGGCACATCGAATAGAAGTTTATTATCAGCAGCCCGAATTGGATACCCGGGCCCGGCGGATATTTGACCGTCTTAAGGGTTTGGGGTTGAGTGGCCGGATCACCGCGGTCTCCATCTCTGATGTTTATACCCTGGAGGGAGATTTTACCGCTGCGGAGCTGCTGCAGGCAGCAGAGTTATTGAGCAATCCGGTTGTTCATCAGTTTATTATTGATAAAGCCCGGACGCTGAAGGACTTTTCCCATGCCATTGAAGTTGGTTTTCTTCCAGGGGTTACGGATAATGTTGCCTCAACTACCGGAGAAACCCTTCAGGATAGCTGGCAGCGCCGGTTGCCCCCGGATGCCGGGATTTACAGTAGCCGGATTTTTTATCTGGTCGGTGATATTGATGAGCAGGATGTGGCGCGTATCTCTGCCAGCCTGGCAAATCCCCTGATTCAGCGGGTTCAGGTTAAATCGCAGGCAGGTTACCGAACGGAAGGGGGGATGGACCCGGTGGTCCCCCGGGTATCCTTAATGGAAACAGCCGGGGTTAAAACCATCGATCTTGACATCCCGGGTGCGCAGCTGGAAACTCTGGGGAAAAAGGGAATTATTGATCATTATGATGCCCATGAGCAGCCGGTGTTCCGGGGTCCTCTGGCGCTAGAACGGCCATATCTTGATGTTATCATAGATTATTTTAAGCATAAGGAACATCGTCATCCCACAGATATTGAGCTGGAATCCCTGGCGCAGACCTGGTCTGAACACTGCAAGCATACGATTTTTGCCGCTTCCATTGACGAGGTGGTTGATGGTTTATATCGGCGCTATATCAAGGGGGCGACTGCGAAAATACGAGCTTTACGGGGAGAGGATGACCCTTGTGTTTCCGTTTTTGTGGATAACTCCGGTGCCATTATTTTTGATGATGAATACCTGGTAACCGATAAAGTGGAGACCCATAATTCACCATCGGCACTGGATCCTTTCGGCGGGGCGATTACCGGCATTGTCGGGGTCAACCGGGATACGGTGGGTTTTGGCCTGGGGGCAAAACCGGTCTTGAATCGCTATGGTTATTGTTTTGCTGATCCCGGTGATTATGCGCCGATTTACCGTTCTCCCGGCCGACATAATCAGGCGCTTTTGCCTTGCAGGATTATGGAAGGGGTTATTGATGGGGTGCGAGTGGGGGGGAATTGTTCCGGCATTCCCACCACCCAGGGATTTATGGTCTTTGATCGCCGCTACAAGGGGAAACCGCTGGTTTTTGTCGGCACGGTCGGCCTGATTCCGCGTTTTATCAATGATCTGCCCAGCCATGAGAAAAAGGCGAAAGCCGGTGATTATATTGTCATGATTGGCGGTCGGGTGGGTTTGGATGGTATTCATGGGGCGACGTTTTCTTCTGAAGCCTTGACCGGCGGCAGTCCGGCGACCGCAGTGCAGATCGGGGATCCCATTACCCAGAAGAAGTTTTCCGATTGTCTGGTCAAGGCTGCCCGTGATTTGCAGCTGTATAACAGTATTACTGACAACGGCGCTGGTGGACTGTCCTGCTCGGTGGCGGAGATGGCCCGGGAATGTGGCGGCTGTTTGGTGGAGCTTGATCGGGTGCCGACCAAATATCCGGGAATGGCTCCCTGGCAGATATGGATCAGTGAGTCTCAGGAAAGGATGACCCTGGCGGTGCCGCCGAAAAACTGGGAACAGCTGCAAGATTTACTGAGTCGCCAGGGAGTTGAAGGAACCATCATTGGCAGGTTTACCGATACTGGTCGCTGTCAGGTACTCCATCAAGGGCAGACGGTAGTGGATCTGGATCTTGATTTTCTCCATAATGGTTTGCCGGCGAAAGTTCTGCAAACCGAGCCTTGCCGTGTGGTCTTGTCCCCGGTTGAATTACCGCTGCAACTGCCGGTCAACGACCTTTTTCTTAAACTCTTTGCCCGCTTGAATATCTGTTCCCGTTCCTTTGTCAGTACCCAGTATGATTATGAAGTCCAGGGCGGGTCGGTGTTAAAACCTTTGATTGGCCGGAACCGGATTGATAACTTTGCTACGGTTGTCCGACCGGTGCTGGATAAACCACGGGGGGTTGCGGTCTCCCAAAGCCTGTATCCCTCCTACAGTGAATTGGATCCTTATGCCATGGCCGTCGCCGGCATTGATACCGCCATCCGCAACCTGTTGGCTGTTGGCTGCCCCCTTGAGCGCATAGCCCTGTTGGACAATTTCTGCTGGTGCTCCTCAAATGACCCCGGCCGGCTCTGGCAGTTGAAAGAAGCGGCCCGGGCCTGTTATGAAATAGCGGTGGCATATGGGACTCCGTTTATTTCCGGCAAAGACAGCATGTTTAATGATTTTTGTGGTTTTGATTCCGATGACCAGCCCATAACCATCTCGGTGCCCCCCACTTTATTGATCTCTTCCCTGGGGGTTATTCCCCATGTTGACCGGGTCCGCTCCTTTGCTTTCCAGGAAGAGGGTGATTTGATTTACCTGATCGGGGAGACAGGCAGTGAGCTGGGTGGCAGCGAGTTTTTGACTATGCTGCGGGATGAAAAGTTTCTGGCAGGAGAAAACAGGGGGGTAGTTCCTCAGGTGCGGGCCAGGGATTTTCGGGCCATCTATGAGCAAATATGCAGCTTGGTTGAACCAGGATTATGCCGCTCCCTTTATCCTTTGGCCCAGGGCGGCCTGGCTGTGGCTCTGGGTAAGTCATCCATGGCTCATGGTCTGGGGGCGACTATCAAGGTTCCTGGTGATCAACGAGTGGAGTTTTATTTGTTTGCTGAATCATTGGGACGGTTTCTGGTAAGTATAGATCCTGGGCGGCGCCGGGTTTTTGAATCTGCTGCCGCCGCAATTCCCTGTCATTACTTGGGCACAGTCAATAAAAGTAGTCATCTGGAAGTGCTGCAAGATGAAACAACGTATGTAGATGTACCGCTTAAAGAGTTACTGGCGGCTTATCAACAGCCTTTCGCCGGCTTTTAG
- a CDS encoding histidine kinase dimerization/phospho-acceptor domain-containing protein: protein MHSTNDQQDYLLKAVHAFKRKFFVISPDFEILAVNEQGLKNSNVEIVGGHCYEQFRNLPSPCEHCPALESLQTRIPTFLGSHNISQEKIACIFSYPLLSDGKIDALVMVDFDLPVQVWLEEQMSQSSTFLHNLLLSSVDGVVAADRTGKLVIFNHSVSEILGYGIDEALEKLDVRNIYVDENEAADVMRKLRSKEYGGKGKLKAHHVALLGKKGETIPVRLNASIVYKDDQEVATIGFFRDLRETIEMEKELEKTQHQLLQSEKMASIGKLAAGVAHQLNNPLGGIILFTKLIMEENDLAEEVQEDLHRILRDAERCRDTVKELLEFSRQTRQFMQPCDINKAINRTMFLLESQPIFHNIEIEKNLAEALPLVQGDTQQLNHMLMNIILNAVDAMEGKGKLTISTRLPATGERMYKEDEDTQVLEYPFCWLPSHGDRLCIEISDTGPGIPSDILPHIFDPFFTTKEEGK, encoded by the coding sequence ATGCATTCAACCAACGATCAACAGGATTATCTGCTCAAGGCTGTTCATGCTTTCAAAAGGAAATTTTTTGTCATTTCGCCGGATTTCGAAATCCTGGCGGTGAACGAACAGGGCCTTAAAAACTCCAATGTTGAAATTGTCGGGGGCCACTGCTATGAGCAATTCCGAAATTTACCAAGTCCCTGCGAACATTGCCCAGCCCTGGAATCTTTGCAGACCCGCATTCCCACCTTCCTTGGCAGTCATAACATCTCCCAGGAAAAAATAGCCTGTATTTTCAGCTACCCCCTGCTCTCCGATGGTAAAATCGACGCCCTGGTCATGGTGGATTTTGACCTGCCGGTCCAGGTCTGGCTGGAAGAGCAGATGAGCCAATCCAGTACTTTTTTGCACAATCTTCTGCTCAGTTCGGTAGATGGCGTCGTGGCCGCCGACAGAACCGGCAAACTGGTTATTTTCAATCACTCAGTTTCAGAAATCCTGGGGTACGGTATTGACGAAGCCCTTGAAAAACTTGATGTCAGAAATATCTATGTTGATGAAAACGAGGCCGCCGATGTAATGCGCAAACTCCGCAGTAAAGAATACGGTGGCAAAGGAAAATTAAAAGCCCACCATGTTGCCCTGCTGGGGAAGAAGGGGGAAACGATCCCGGTGCGGCTCAACGCCTCCATCGTCTATAAAGATGATCAGGAAGTGGCAACAATCGGTTTTTTCCGTGATCTGCGGGAAACCATCGAAATGGAAAAAGAATTGGAAAAAACCCAGCACCAGCTGCTGCAGTCGGAAAAGATGGCCTCCATCGGCAAGCTGGCAGCCGGTGTTGCCCACCAATTGAATAATCCTTTGGGGGGAATTATCCTGTTTACCAAATTAATTATGGAAGAAAATGATTTAGCTGAAGAGGTCCAGGAAGATTTGCACCGCATTTTGAGAGACGCGGAAAGATGTCGGGATACGGTCAAAGAACTATTGGAATTTTCCCGCCAGACCCGCCAGTTTATGCAGCCCTGTGATATCAACAAGGCTATCAATAGAACTATGTTTTTGCTTGAAAGCCAACCTATTTTCCATAATATTGAGATAGAAAAAAACCTGGCTGAAGCGCTCCCACTGGTGCAGGGTGATACCCAGCAATTAAATCATATGTTAATGAATATCATCCTTAATGCCGTCGATGCCATGGAAGGCAAGGGAAAATTGACCATCAGTACCCGCTTGCCGGCCACCGGAGAACGGATGTATAAGGAAGATGAAGATACCCAGGTGTTGGAATATCCTTTCTGCTGGCTGCCCTCACATGGTGATCGCCTGTGCATTGAGATCTCTGATACCGGCCCTGGTATCCCCAGTGATATCTTACCTCATATTTTTGACCCTTTTTTCACCACCAAAGAGGAGGGTAAG